One Streptomyces sp. L2 genomic window carries:
- a CDS encoding TetR/AcrR family transcriptional regulator — protein MYQDVSDIAVRLFLERGFDAVSVAEVAAEAGISKPTLFRYFPAKEDLVLHRIADHETEAARIVTAAPAGPLAALRRHFLDGLDRADPVTGLNDHPQVLAFHTLLYGTPALVARAYGHLERSEAALAEALGGDLDARLAAGQIIAVQRILAQDNWRRIAAGEAVEAVRPDAVRAAERAFDRLEAGFPHLTASETG, from the coding sequence ATGTACCAGGACGTGTCCGACATCGCCGTACGCCTGTTCCTGGAGCGCGGCTTCGACGCCGTGTCCGTGGCGGAGGTCGCCGCCGAGGCGGGCATCTCCAAGCCGACGCTGTTCCGCTACTTCCCCGCCAAGGAAGACCTCGTCCTGCACCGCATCGCGGACCACGAGACGGAGGCCGCCCGGATCGTCACCGCGGCCCCGGCCGGCCCGCTGGCCGCGCTGCGCCGCCACTTCCTCGACGGCCTCGACCGCGCCGACCCGGTCACCGGCCTCAACGACCACCCCCAGGTGCTCGCCTTCCACACCCTGCTCTACGGCACCCCCGCCCTGGTCGCGCGGGCGTACGGCCACCTGGAGCGCTCGGAGGCCGCGCTCGCCGAGGCCCTCGGCGGCGACCTGGACGCCAGGCTGGCCGCCGGCCAGATCATCGCCGTCCAGCGGATCCTGGCGCAGGACAACTGGCGGCGGATCGCGGCGGGGGAGGCGGTGGAGGCCGTACGTCCGGACGCGGTGCGGGCGGCTGAGCGGGCCTTCGACCGCCTGGAGGCGGGCTTCCCGCACCTGACCGCTTCTGAAACTGGGTAA
- a CDS encoding AAA family ATPase → MTSSPPVSPAAALRTERAYHDTCRGALTAMVDGAAHQVVTGEDVSASGADAEVLGYQLRSRAKALRELPPGPLFFGRLDFTDTDPEHGGQSYHVGRLRITEDPAAPPLVVDWRAPVSRAFYQASTRTPQGVEVRRRFGWAPGSRGDSADLTGLEDEHLAGAGEDRDGPVSEIVTQEIERPRVGPMRDIAATIQPEQDDLVRAGLATSVCVQGAPGTGKTAVGLHRAAFLLYTHPQRIQRSGLLILGPNRTFLSYIAEVLPALGETNVRQTTLLDEIARHPATGTDTPSAAALKHDPRMAEVLRRALYGRVTTDRVADLAVPDGTYRWRVSADTLTRIVQEVRAEQPPYAIGRERVRTRVVRLLRQRAERRAGTVPAAWVRRIERARALTDQLDVVWPKARPEEVLHELLTDAARLARAADGLLAPGEQAALQGHARPPRSCKSARWSPADLVLLDEIAGLIEHPEGYGHLVVDEAQDLSPMECRAIARRAAFGSLTVLGDLAQGTTPWAARSWQDQLRHLGKPDAPVIPLTTGFRVPAAVLDLANRLLARLGVPVPGATSLRRDGELTLRPTGDVMTATVTAVREALAHEGSIGVVAADTEVGALQAALKAARVDAPRVSVVPASLVKGLEYDHVIAVEPAAVAEAEERGAHRLYVVLTRAVSRLDVIHARPLPF, encoded by the coding sequence ATGACGTCAAGCCCACCCGTTTCCCCCGCAGCAGCGCTCCGCACCGAACGCGCGTACCACGACACCTGCCGTGGCGCCCTCACCGCGATGGTCGACGGCGCCGCCCACCAGGTCGTCACCGGCGAGGACGTCTCCGCCTCCGGCGCCGACGCCGAGGTCCTCGGCTACCAGCTCCGCAGCCGCGCCAAGGCCCTGCGCGAACTCCCCCCGGGCCCCCTGTTCTTCGGCCGCCTGGACTTCACGGACACGGACCCCGAGCACGGCGGCCAGAGCTACCACGTAGGCCGACTCCGCATCACCGAGGACCCGGCCGCCCCACCCCTCGTCGTCGACTGGCGGGCCCCCGTCTCCCGCGCCTTCTACCAGGCGAGCACCCGGACGCCTCAGGGCGTCGAGGTACGGCGCCGGTTCGGCTGGGCCCCGGGCAGTCGTGGCGACTCCGCCGACCTGACCGGCCTGGAGGACGAGCACCTCGCCGGTGCCGGCGAGGACCGGGACGGGCCCGTCAGCGAGATCGTCACCCAGGAGATCGAACGCCCCCGCGTCGGCCCCATGCGGGACATCGCCGCCACCATCCAGCCCGAGCAGGACGACCTCGTCCGGGCCGGCCTCGCCACCTCCGTCTGCGTCCAGGGCGCACCCGGCACCGGCAAGACCGCCGTCGGCCTGCACCGCGCCGCCTTCCTCCTCTACACCCACCCCCAGCGCATCCAGCGCTCCGGTCTGCTCATCCTCGGCCCCAACCGCACCTTCCTCTCCTACATCGCGGAGGTGCTGCCCGCCCTCGGCGAGACCAACGTCCGCCAGACCACGCTCCTCGACGAGATCGCCCGCCACCCGGCCACCGGCACCGACACTCCGTCCGCCGCGGCCCTCAAGCACGACCCGCGCATGGCCGAGGTGCTGCGCCGGGCCCTTTACGGGCGGGTCACGACCGACCGCGTCGCCGACCTCGCCGTGCCCGACGGCACCTACCGCTGGCGGGTGTCCGCCGACACCCTGACCCGCATCGTCCAGGAGGTACGCGCCGAGCAGCCGCCGTACGCCATCGGCCGCGAGCGCGTCCGCACCCGGGTCGTACGACTCCTGCGGCAGCGGGCGGAGCGGCGCGCCGGAACCGTGCCGGCCGCCTGGGTCCGCCGGATCGAGCGGGCCCGGGCGCTGACCGACCAATTGGACGTGGTGTGGCCGAAGGCGCGCCCGGAGGAGGTGCTCCACGAACTCCTCACGGACGCCGCCCGGTTGGCGCGGGCGGCCGACGGCCTGCTGGCCCCCGGCGAGCAGGCGGCACTGCAAGGGCACGCCCGCCCACCCCGCTCCTGCAAGTCCGCCCGCTGGTCACCCGCCGACCTCGTCCTCCTCGACGAGATCGCCGGACTGATCGAACACCCCGAGGGCTACGGCCACCTGGTCGTCGACGAGGCGCAGGACCTCTCCCCGATGGAGTGCCGGGCCATCGCCCGCCGCGCCGCCTTCGGCTCGCTGACCGTCCTCGGCGACCTGGCGCAGGGCACCACCCCCTGGGCGGCCCGCAGCTGGCAGGACCAGCTGCGTCACCTGGGCAAGCCGGACGCGCCGGTGATCCCGCTGACCACGGGCTTCCGCGTGCCGGCGGCCGTCCTGGACCTCGCCAACCGCCTGCTGGCCCGCCTGGGGGTGCCGGTCCCCGGCGCGACCTCCCTCCGCCGTGACGGCGAACTGACCCTCCGCCCGACGGGCGACGTCATGACGGCAACCGTGACCGCCGTACGCGAAGCACTCGCCCACGAGGGCTCGATCGGAGTGGTGGCGGCGGACACCGAAGTGGGCGCACTGCAAGCGGCGTTGAAAGCCGCCCGAGTCGATGCACCCCGGGTCTCCGTCGTGCCCGCGAGCCTGGTGAAGGGCCTGGAGTACGACCACGTGATCGCCGTCGAACCGGCCGCCGTGGCCGAGGCGGAGGAACGCGGCGCACACCGGCTGTACGTCGTCCTCACCCGAGCGGTCTCCCGCCTGGACGTGATCCACGCCAGACCCCTCCCGTTCTGA
- a CDS encoding VOC family protein, whose amino-acid sequence MTVTFNHTIIAAKDRHESARFFRELLELPEAPSWGPFTNIQLADGVLLQFAEPPVEIQMQHYAFLIDDELFDRAYRRLCDQGIEHWADPQMRRSGEINNEHGGRGVYFKDPGGHAIELITRPYL is encoded by the coding sequence ATGACAGTCACGTTCAACCACACCATCATCGCTGCCAAGGACCGCCACGAGTCGGCCCGCTTCTTCCGAGAGCTGTTGGAACTGCCGGAAGCGCCTTCCTGGGGCCCGTTCACCAACATTCAGCTCGCCGATGGTGTGCTGCTGCAGTTCGCCGAGCCGCCGGTGGAGATCCAGATGCAGCATTACGCGTTCCTGATCGACGACGAGCTGTTCGATCGGGCGTACCGGCGGCTCTGTGACCAAGGCATCGAGCACTGGGCCGATCCCCAGATGCGACGCTCGGGCGAGATCAACAACGAGCACGGCGGCCGAGGCGTGTACTTCAAGGACCCCGGCGGCCACGCGATCGAGCTGATCACCCGCCCATACCTGTAG